In Spirochaetota bacterium, the following are encoded in one genomic region:
- a CDS encoding PD-(D/E)XK nuclease family protein, which yields MQFILGNFGSGKTTLIIQQIINLIELNQQFLIIVPSRRHKDQLLLELLKQKSGLIGLPIFTLTEFQKKLIEHLFPIPIERPQTISNFEKFLIISSIITQNTDKFQKFQNIQQRPEMIKMIYRLIHSLRDKDIETLKSSLELADKIHDIQLILSQYQQILIEKNMGDNKFEIDLICQNISKISPDFFADYIFIDGFVDYTATQFKLIEHISQFIETHKKQINISLTNINHHICQQTILHFKSIFPYAECIYLEEKLESSLLANSFLENTQIPKNSLDIYEIQAFGKNKEIEYVTNQIKKLCLINSQKLEDILIITDQQDTYAPLLTSALRKANIPFGFGKDDKLSSNPLIIFIKRCLKIMTQELDHEYIEFFAQSNYIQNSIRITLGKAPELIPLAIQGKELAWKNGFQRQKDLLKDEDNTISKNELECLENTILSLCNKLFSLDPYKNYTITTHINTLIDLLEFLGVQASLSQTHSLIKHKNIIDISIAKDYSALLKLKEILQDLRKSLENIGHKELNSISFLFFFGIITEETRYRSEIPQKNILRILNSKDSRGIFAKSIFILGLNEGEFPVIPKFELFDNFDRNQLNILSHKILGLSLWRTDTDYFDEQQLSFATALTRSTEKIFFSRTPVNERGSYFNISHFLRRILEKNIQITHLPKTITPMIKGQNPMIFSKKHSAEEYFELTSLSLFKTNNNSSHDTVASFEYTQNIDKANKNFDIQKLPDNHLLAYFGYIPTVTKVTQKYSADIVYVSPTRLEKLGRCRYQGLWQDFWKLKAHKLPVYKPEAADYGNLYHNVLELYIKKNIDNIDSSIFDESLLHKYLDQCIVDTPQENVFKIDYNYIYTILKEYIISIEPTFRDQEKPVYFELSSGSNELSYQTVSLNNNKSLNVFSRIDRVNFNTLNNNYSIIDYKKSDLSSYKSYQKTPFNLFQGFLYSELLRNNNKGPISAISYIFLEKSTVFQEFPGGSSKKAVYESIHDMQHFKCVEITRLLTLLEEGNFSPFTSDSDIGIELTDLFIDKFGEKFPRENDTKCSYCDVQKLCLRQQKKIRAF from the coding sequence ATGCAATTTATCCTTGGTAATTTTGGATCAGGAAAAACAACACTTATTATCCAACAAATTATTAATCTTATCGAATTGAATCAACAATTCTTAATAATTGTTCCTTCTCGTAGACATAAAGATCAATTACTTTTAGAATTATTAAAACAAAAATCTGGTCTTATTGGTTTACCCATCTTCACTTTAACAGAATTTCAAAAAAAACTAATAGAACATTTATTTCCTATCCCTATTGAAAGGCCTCAAACTATTAGTAATTTTGAAAAATTTCTTATTATTTCTTCTATTATTACTCAAAATACTGATAAATTTCAAAAGTTTCAAAATATTCAACAAAGACCAGAAATGATTAAAATGATTTATCGACTGATTCATTCATTGAGAGACAAAGATATTGAAACACTAAAATCATCTCTAGAATTAGCAGACAAAATTCATGATATACAATTAATTCTATCTCAATATCAACAAATTTTAATAGAAAAAAATATGGGTGATAACAAATTTGAAATAGATCTTATTTGTCAAAATATTTCAAAAATTTCTCCAGATTTTTTTGCAGATTATATATTTATTGATGGATTTGTAGATTATACAGCTACTCAATTCAAATTAATTGAACACATCTCTCAATTTATAGAAACTCATAAAAAACAAATTAATATTAGTTTGACTAATATTAATCATCATATTTGTCAACAAACTATTCTTCATTTCAAATCTATCTTTCCTTACGCTGAATGTATATATTTGGAAGAAAAATTAGAAAGTAGTCTTCTAGCAAATTCTTTTTTAGAAAATACACAAATACCAAAAAACTCTTTAGATATCTACGAAATACAAGCTTTTGGTAAAAATAAAGAAATTGAATATGTAACAAATCAAATCAAAAAATTATGTCTTATTAATTCTCAAAAATTAGAAGATATTTTAATTATAACAGATCAACAAGATACTTATGCCCCTCTACTCACTTCCGCCCTTCGAAAAGCAAATATTCCTTTTGGCTTTGGAAAAGATGACAAATTATCCAGTAATCCTCTCATTATTTTTATCAAGCGTTGTCTCAAAATTATGACTCAAGAACTAGATCATGAATATATTGAATTTTTTGCACAATCCAACTATATCCAAAATTCTATTAGAATAACCTTAGGTAAAGCTCCAGAATTAATTCCTTTAGCAATTCAAGGAAAAGAATTGGCATGGAAAAATGGATTCCAACGTCAAAAAGATCTATTAAAGGATGAAGATAACACTATATCCAAAAATGAATTAGAATGTTTAGAAAATACTATTCTATCATTATGTAACAAGCTATTTTCTTTAGATCCTTATAAAAATTACACAATAACTACCCATATTAATACCCTTATTGATTTATTAGAATTTTTAGGCGTACAAGCCAGCTTATCACAAACTCACTCCTTAATAAAGCACAAAAATATTATTGATATCTCTATAGCCAAGGATTATTCAGCCTTATTAAAATTAAAAGAAATTTTGCAAGATTTACGAAAATCTCTTGAAAATATAGGACATAAGGAACTCAATTCTATATCATTTTTATTTTTCTTTGGAATTATTACAGAGGAGACTCGTTATAGAAGTGAAATTCCTCAAAAAAATATTCTTAGAATTCTTAATTCAAAAGATAGTCGTGGTATCTTTGCTAAATCTATTTTTATTCTAGGATTAAATGAGGGTGAATTTCCCGTAATTCCTAAATTTGAATTATTTGATAATTTTGATAGAAATCAACTAAATATTTTATCTCACAAAATATTAGGACTTTCTTTATGGCGTACAGATACTGACTATTTCGATGAACAACAACTATCTTTTGCAACGGCATTGACAAGATCCACAGAAAAAATATTTTTCTCTCGAACTCCTGTTAATGAAAGAGGTAGTTATTTTAATATTTCTCATTTTTTACGCCGTATTTTAGAAAAAAATATACAGATCACTCATTTACCAAAAACTATCACCCCTATGATAAAAGGGCAAAATCCTATGATTTTTTCAAAAAAACATAGTGCTGAAGAATATTTTGAATTGACATCCTTATCTCTCTTCAAGACAAATAATAATTCCTCACATGATACAGTAGCATCTTTTGAATATACACAAAATATCGATAAGGCTAATAAAAATTTTGATATTCAAAAATTACCAGATAATCATTTATTAGCATATTTTGGATATATTCCTACAGTTACAAAAGTAACCCAAAAATATTCAGCCGATATCGTCTATGTTTCGCCTACTCGTTTAGAAAAACTAGGACGCTGTCGTTATCAAGGTCTTTGGCAAGATTTTTGGAAATTAAAAGCTCACAAATTACCTGTTTACAAACCAGAAGCTGCTGATTATGGAAATTTATACCATAATGTGCTAGAATTATACATCAAAAAAAACATAGATAATATAGATTCTTCTATTTTTGACGAGTCTCTATTACACAAATATCTAGATCAATGTATAGTAGATACACCTCAAGAAAATGTATTCAAAATTGATTATAATTATATTTATACTATTTTAAAAGAATATATTATTTCTATAGAACCTACGTTTAGAGATCAAGAAAAACCTGTTTATTTTGAGTTATCATCAGGATCTAATGAACTATCTTATCAAACAGTATCATTAAATAATAATAAATCTTTAAATGTTTTTAGTAGAATAGATAGAGTGAATTTCAATACACTAAATAATAATTATTCTATTATTGATTACAAAAAAAGTGATCTATCATCTTATAAATCATACCAAAAAACACCCTTCAATCTTTTTCAAGGATTTCTGTATAGTGAGCTATTAAGAAACAATAATAAAGGACCTATCAGTGCTATTTCTTATATATTTTTAGAAAAATCAACTGTTTTCCAAGAATTTCCTGGAGGATCTTCTAAAAAAGCTGTCTATGAATCTATCCATGATATGCAACATTTCAAATGTGTAGAAATAACAAGATTGCTTACTTTATTAGAGGAAGGAAACTTTTCTCCTTTTACTTCAGACTCAGATATTGGTATTGAATTGACAGATTTATTTATTGACAAATTTGGAGAAAAATTTCCAAGAGAAAATGATACGAAATGTTCTTATTGTGATGTACAAAAATTATGTCTTAGACAACAAAAAAAAATCAGAGCCTTTTAG